Proteins from a single region of Nitrospirota bacterium:
- a CDS encoding protein-glutamate O-methyltransferase CheR, with product MVSPTRARLGHKAFEFFKELVYEETGISLGPEKRYLLEARLQKRLSEFEFDQFDSYIQWLKSREHSRDEIDLLIETVTVGETSFFRHAAHFRILKEIVFPALAAGLPRKDNTLRLWSAGCSTGEEAYSLAMAFFETGLPSRGWRIKVFATDISRNSIRHAQGGVYKLSSFKNTPDVYTQKYFSRKDDQFILRPDIRTAVTFSRMNLLEVRKVRLLPSMDVVFCRNVLMYFDAKSRKSGMDLIMDRLRPGGYLFLGHQETLHSKHPQIRSEDIGSVLVYRRLVDGHD from the coding sequence ATGGTTTCACCCACGCGGGCACGGCTCGGGCACAAGGCCTTCGAGTTCTTCAAGGAACTGGTCTACGAGGAGACCGGCATCTCGCTGGGGCCGGAGAAACGATACCTGCTGGAAGCGCGACTCCAGAAGCGCCTGAGCGAATTCGAGTTTGATCAGTTCGATTCGTACATCCAGTGGCTGAAGTCCCGCGAGCATTCGCGGGATGAAATCGACCTCCTGATTGAAACCGTCACGGTGGGGGAAACAAGTTTCTTCCGGCACGCCGCGCATTTTCGCATCCTCAAGGAGATCGTGTTTCCAGCGTTGGCCGCGGGGCTGCCTCGAAAGGACAACACGCTCAGGCTGTGGAGCGCCGGGTGCAGCACGGGAGAGGAGGCCTACAGTCTGGCGATGGCGTTCTTCGAAACGGGTCTGCCCTCACGCGGCTGGAGAATCAAAGTGTTCGCAACGGACATTTCTCGCAATTCCATTCGTCACGCCCAAGGGGGAGTGTACAAACTGTCCTCCTTCAAGAACACGCCCGACGTGTACACCCAAAAGTACTTCAGCCGAAAGGATGACCAGTTCATTCTTCGGCCGGACATCCGGACGGCGGTGACCTTCAGCCGGATGAATCTCCTCGAAGTCCGGAAGGTACGGCTCCTCCCCTCGATGGACGTTGTGTTCTGCCGCAACGTTCTCATGTATTTCGACGCGAAGTCCCGGAAGTCTGGAATGGACCTCATCATGGACCGTCTCCGGCCCGGCGGCTACCTCTTCCTCGGCCACCAGGAGACGCTTCATTCCAAACATCCGCAGATCCGTTCGGAGGATATCGGCAGCGTCTTGGTCTATCGGAGGCTTGTGGACGGCCATGACTGA
- a CDS encoding 1-acyl-sn-glycerol-3-phosphate acyltransferase, which translates to MTERITTTLRSLLVFAFIYIITIYFSSLYVILSLFDRRGRIVDWVHRSWSRLALGASRVRVRMDGHEQLRAGRSYIIIANHQGFFDIWSLLSEFPLPVRMVFKKELLLIPIFGTALKRGGHICVDRSNRSQAVEQLKRGRDKVMSVGASLLFFAEGTRSKDGLIGPFKKGGIITAMDMGLPILPIAIRGSYEILQKKSMVIRPGVVRIRVLPEIPIEGWTHDRKDELTALVRERIVTAFEKL; encoded by the coding sequence ATGACTGAACGAATCACGACCACCCTGCGTTCCCTTCTCGTGTTCGCCTTCATCTACATCATCACGATCTACTTCTCATCACTCTACGTAATCTTGTCTCTGTTCGACCGGCGGGGCCGCATCGTCGATTGGGTGCACCGAAGCTGGTCCCGCCTGGCCCTGGGCGCTTCGAGAGTGCGAGTGCGGATGGACGGGCACGAACAATTGCGCGCGGGCCGGAGCTACATCATCATCGCCAATCATCAGGGATTCTTCGACATCTGGTCGCTGCTGTCGGAGTTTCCGCTCCCCGTACGCATGGTGTTCAAGAAGGAATTGCTCCTCATCCCCATCTTCGGCACGGCCCTCAAACGCGGCGGTCACATTTGCGTCGATCGCTCGAATCGATCCCAGGCCGTGGAACAGCTCAAACGGGGGAGGGACAAGGTGATGAGTGTCGGGGCTTCGCTTCTGTTCTTTGCGGAAGGGACTCGAAGCAAAGACGGCTTGATCGGTCCCTTCAAAAAGGGCGGGATCATCACGGCGATGGATATGGGACTGCCGATCCTTCCGATTGCGATCCGGGGGAGCTACGAGATTCTCCAGAAGAAGAGCATGGTCATCCGGCCCGGAGTGGTTCGCATCCGAGTGCTCCCGGAAATCCCCATCGAAGGATGGACGCATGATCGGAAGGACGAATTGACCGCCTTGGTGCGCGAGCGTATCGTCACCGCATTCGAGAAACTGTGA